The stretch of DNA gcgcgcggcggccgggctcgGCGATGGCGGAGGCGCGGCGCTACGCGATCGCGCCGCAGCTAGGTGAGCGGCACCGAGCCGTCCTCCTCAGGCGTTGTTTGTTTCGTCCACGACTCCTGATCCACCTGACCAGGAGGGCGGAGTTGGCGTGGGTTCGGTCAACGCGGCGGTCCTTCTTTTGATTTGTCTCGGCGACCGTCGCGTTCCGGGGCGCTCTCAGGGTGGACTTGTTGATGCTCTTGCAGCTATGCCACGGCCTCGGGGGAGTGcggactttttttttgttcgcgAGTTAAATGTTCTGAAGACGAATTTTCAGCACCCTGTTTGGTGGGGACTTGTGATGCACCTGTGTGAAATTGGTCTGTGTTTGGGTTTAGATCGAAGTTACTAGTATCAGGAATTGGGTCGTCAAACTGAATTTTTTTGGAGAGCTTCTGGTTAGCAAGAGGGTTTCTCTGTAAGAATTTTGTGTCCGAGTGAGAGTTGTAGCATGAACCGAGGCTGCGGACTTTTTTGGTTTCCTGTTGGGTTAAGACTTGAGATTTGTTGAGGTGTGCGTGCATCCGGCATGTCGCGtggtagaatttttttttctggaaaaGTGACTGAGACTTTGGGTGTGATCATGTTTTGATTTTGAGAAGGTCGTATAGTTGCAGAAGTACAACAATTTGATTATTTGGGGGTGTTGGGCGTTTCCAGATTACCCTCTTCCACTCTTGAAGTTATTTTCTGCGGGATACGTCTTAGTCTTAAGGATTTTACTTTCAAGGAAATTCAGTAGATTTTACTTACAAAAGGGACTCCCAATGTTAAGTTTTATTGTACCAAGTGAGACTAAGATGGTGAGAAAGCTCTATTTTGTGAAGGCTGGTTATCATTTATCACTACACTTTAATCTGAATATTTTTATGACCACCTTCCTTTGACTCCTTTTAAACTATAACATTATATTCAACTGTTAACCCTTGCTCTCATAACCTCTAAACAGATGTTGATCAGATATTGAAGGAAGCACAACACCGATGGTTACGACCTGCGGAGATTTGCGAAATACTTAAAAATTACAGAAATTTCCGCATTGCCCCAGAACCACCAAATAGACCTCCAAGTATGACACTCATTTTCTGCTGAACACTGTTATGTTCATAATTGTTTATCCAAAAGTgttaatttttaaaatatttttatcttactaatattttattttattgctGGCTCTAGGTGGTTCGCTTTTCTTGTTTGATCGAAAAGTTTTGAGGTATTTCCGGAAGGATGGCCATAAttggaggaagaaaagagaTGGAAAAACTGTCAAAGAAGCTCATGAAAGATTAAAAGTACGCCTAATTTGAGTGATGGAAACTTTTCCTGTGTACAATTACAGCACACTTTATCTTATTGATAAATTATGGCCATCAAAACTAACAATTCTTTATTAATGCAGTCTGGAAGTATTGATGTGCTTCACTGCTACTATGCTCATGGGGAAGAAAATGAAAACTTTCAGAGGAGTTATTGGATGTTGGAGGAGTAAGGATTCATGTTGCGACCTCTGCAATATTGCAACTCATATTGTGCTGCTTTAAGGCGCGCTAACATCTTTTGGGTtgattataaaattttttgcaggGATTTTATGCACATTGTGCTTGTACATTACCTCGAAGTCAAGGTTATTCCTAAACCTACTCTGattgatatgtatttaattgCTTATCCATTGTACTTACTGGATTTCATAATCCTAAATGCTGTattcttgaaaaaaaattatgttaatTCGTTTTTTACATCAGGTTATTGTCTGTTGCCTTTTGTGATAGTAACCACACGAGTTTTCTCATAGCTTATATTCTTTCCTGGTGCACATGCACCAGGGCCCAATTGAAATTCTAAAGCTATTTAGTGTAGCAATCATTGAGAATTATAGAGTTGCTAGAGACATGATAAGAGGTGCACCAGGGTGCTCTTGCATCTAGCTTCGCCACTGATTCTTAGTATAACATAGCATCCTGGAGGTTTGTGCTAACATGTAAGCGATTTGTTTCATGTCATGTTCTGAGAATATTGTTCACGTTCAGGTCTAGCAAGGATTTAGGGCTTCTGTTATCTGCACCTGTAGTAGATTTAGTTTTAGTTTGGAGTAATTTAGTTTGATGTTATCTGTAGCATTTAAACCAGTAATTAAGCTAAATATGCCTGACTTTTTTTCTAAACCAGTAATTAAACTACTTATAGTCAGGTTATATGAAAATTCTTTAGCATTATTATGAGTTTGCATCAGTTTGTATTCAATGAGCCATTAATTAAACAGAAATGTAATATGATAATTGCAGTTGTATATTTCTGAAAGAATGTTATTGTACTAATACATGGAAACCCATTATGAGGCATCTCTAGTTTTATGCTGGTTCAAGTGGCCAATTTGTTTTTTCCTGCATGCATTCTTTCTTCAAGAAACTTTGgctactcatgttttgttgtcaTCTTGATCCAAATTCTGAGCTTACATCACTATTTCCCATCTTTTGTTAAAAATTTCTTCCTGCAATTGTCTGCTTAAAATTCTACTTCCCCCCTCATTTGGATACGACAACCAGGGTGGCAAATCAACTTCTTGTATTAGAGGGCACGATGATATGCTGCAAGCTGCTCGTACGGATAGCCCTTTAAGTCAGCTGCCTTCACAAACTACAGAGGGTGAAAGCTCTGTTAGCGGACAAGCCACCGAATATGAGGAAACAGAATCAGGTAGAACTGTTTACCATCTCTTCTGTTCTGTATAAAGCTCACTGAAATATTTTACTGATACACATTCCAATTATGCACAGCGTATCTAAAGCCAAATTCGCTGCAGCAGATATTTATTCGGGAGGAGCCGGATACCACCCTTTCTCTTGGACGCAGCAGCGTGAAAATGGAGCTGGACCTGTGATGGGAGCTTCTATTCTGAGCTCATACATTCCTGCACTGATTGTAGGCAagtagtagttttttttttgtggaagGCATTTCAAATAGTTTATTCTCATTATGGACCAAAGTTGAGTTGACCTATATTCTTTTTTTACACATAATGTTTAGGTAACCATCAAGGCTTCCCGGCTACAGCAACTAGTACAGACTTATATTCTCATGGTCAAGATGCCTTACCAGTTGCTCTTAATGAGCCTGCTCTTGGAATTGCATTAAATGGGGCTGATAATCAGTTGGATGACTTGGATCCATCATCATTGAATGGCCTACCTGACCAAGGGGTCCATCAAATGCCTCCACCCCTAATTACTGATCCCTCCAAACGATTTCCTTTCTTTGAAGGACCTGGAATCGAATCCTTCACGTTTGATGAAGTATATAATGGTTTGGGTATTAAGGATGCAGATACTGTAGACACTGATGAAGGGTCACTGTGGAAGGTATCCTGGTGCACATTTCCATACagcaatatatatatagttcaCATGTATGAAGCTTAGCTATGTCTGTGAGTTTTGTTACCTAATGGATACTTTATAATGGTTGGAAGCTGGGTAGTAACCACATGTTATCTAACAGATAAAGAAGGCAGCTATGTGCAGCTTGTTTTCCATCTGGCAGTACTGGCATGAAAGTTTAGTGATACACTGGGCACCGTGAAGATAAATAATAGTGAAAATAAATTGTTTGCCCGCTAAACTAATTCCTCAAGGGAGTAACAGAGAAAGCATGTAGCTAAGTGATATTGCACAACTGACATAGCATATCCCAAAGTTATTACTTCTACATGTTAAAGCTTCTATTGTTGAACCTATGGTGTAGTTGAGATTATGCTAGTTTACAGTTCCAATTGTCACATTAGTGGACTTCTAAATGGCACAGAATTGCTGTTTCTTAATTTCTCTACAAGTTGATGtcttatagtttttttttaggGAAGATGTCTTATAGTTTTCACGGATAGAACTACTTTGTTGCCTTTATGTCATCAAGTCTATATTGTAGGCTGCGTTGCAGGTTTTGCTCAATCGCATCTGAATAGGTTTTACAGCACTATTATTATATTCTCATTGATGTCTCCTATTTGTTTATGTAACTTAACTGAGAAATTACTTAATTTCAGCTTCCAGGTGCTATCAGCTCGTTTCCTACAGAGGACAGTTTTCAACAAAATGGTAGATCTTTGGTGGAAACTATCAATTACCCTCTCTTGAAAACTCAATCATCTGATCTCTCTGATATCCTGAAAGACACCTTTAAGAAAAGTGATAGTTTTACGAGATGGATGAGCAAAGAACTTGGTGAAGTAGACGACTCCCAAATTAGGTCCAGTTCTGGAGTGTACTGGAACAGCGAAGAGACTGACAATATCATTGAAGCATCAAGTTGTGATCAGTTGGATCAATTCACTGTTGACCCGGTGCTTGCACAAGACCAGCTGTTTAGTATATCTGATTTTTCTCCAAGCTGGACATATGCGGGCTCCAAGACTAGGGTATGCCTTCTAAAACTTTTAATATGTTCTTGGCTCGAAAGTCTTGGAAGTGTCATAGCACCGTCCTTACGGCTCATTGAACTTCTTACGATGTTTCTTGTATATCATCCAGGTTCTCATTACTGGTAGATTCTTAAATTCTGATGAGGTTCAAAGATGGAAGTGGTCATGTATGTTTGGAGAAGTCGAAGTTCCAGCAGAGATTTCAGCTGATGGAACTCTCAGATGCTATTCTCCGTCACACAAACCTGGCAGGGTTCCTTTTTATGTTACATGCTCCAACAGGTTGGCCTGCAGCGAAATCCGAGAGTTTGAGTTCCGACCAAGTAATTCCAAACACATGGATGTCCGAAGTCCACATGATGATGCGAAGAAAACATATCTCCAGATGCGTCTTGATGACCTGTTGTCTTTGGGACAAGATGAGTACCAGGCAATAGTATCTAACCCCACAAAGGAGATGATTGATTTGAGCAAGAAGATAAGCTCGCTAATGACAGACAACGATTCCTGGTCCGAGTTGCTAAAGTTGGCTTGTGATAACGAGCTTGCCACTGATGATAAGCAGGATCAGTTCTTTGAAAATCGCTTGAAGGAAAAATTGCATATCTGGCTTGTCCACAAACCAGGTGATGGTGGCAAGGGCCCCAGTGTGTTAGATGAGGAAGGGCAGGGTGTGCTTCATCTGGCAGCTACCCTAGGATACGATTGGGCTATAAGGCCAACAATTTCTGCTGGTGTGAGCATAAATTTCAGAGATGCTCATGGATGGACTGCACTCCATTGGGCTGCATTTTGTGGCAGGTAAGTGTTTCAGAATGTGAGATTGTTACATATTTTTTATGTGTACTGATGTTGTTCCCCTGTTATCCAGAGAGCGAACAGTTGTGGCACTCATCGCACTTGGTGCAGCTCCTGGAGCTTTGACAGATCCAACGCCAGATTTTCCCACAGGAAGCACACCAGCTGATCTTGCGTCAGCTAATGGGTACAAGGGAATTTCTGGTTTCCTGGCTGAGTCTGCTTTAATAAGTCATCTCCAGACCCTCGATCTTAAGGAAACCATGGGAAGCAATGCGTCAGAAATATCCGGTCTGCCTGGTATTGGAGATGTTATTGAAAGAAGAGCATCACCATTAGCAGGTGAAGGTCTTCTAGCTGGATCCATGGGAGATTCACTAGGAGCTGTTCGAAATGCTGCCCAAGCTGCTGCTCGTATATATCAAGTTTTCAGGATGCAATCCTTCCAGAGAAAGCAAGCAGTTCAGTACGAGGATGAAAATGGTGCGATATCAGATGATCGTGCCCTGTCACTCTTATCTGTTAAACCATCTAAACCAGGGCAGCTTGATCCCCTACATGCTGCTGCAACTCGAATACAAAACAAGTTCCGTGGATGGAAGGGAAGAAAGGAGTTCCTACTTATTAGACAGCGCATCGTCAAGATCCAggtattgttatttattgtATGATACATGACTAGTGATGCACTGACTTTGTAGTAGTATCCTGACTGTTCCAGCTTAATAGTTTGTGTTAATTCTAGTTTGCGATATGTTCGATATACTATGCAAAAGTTTCTACTTCTGGTAAAATTTTCAGCAAACCATACATTGTTCAATTAGTTACAAATCATATCACTGCATGGAACCTGCACATATGTCCCCCAGGGTTCAGGCCCTCCTTGAGAAGCCTCATTTCCAGTGTAGAATAATCCATGCACCATGGTATTTTGTCTAAGATATGTATGCCCTTGATGATATTTTAATAATCAATGCTGAACCCTATCATTACCTGCTGCCTATAGGCTCATGTGCGAGGTCACCAAGTGAGAAAGCATTATCGCAAAATCATTTGGTCTGTTGGAATAGTAGAGAAGGTTATATTGCGCTGGAGGCGAAAGGGGGCTGGTTTGCGCGGGTTTCGGCCTACAGAAGGTGCGGTGGAGGGCACTAGCAGCAGCCATAACGATTTAATCCAAAATAAACCTGCTCAGGAGGATTATGATTTCCTGCAACAAGGAAGGAAGCAGACCGAAGAAAGGCTGCAGAAAGCTCTTGCCAGAGTGAAGTCCATGGTTCAGTACCCAGATGCTCGGGATCAGTATCAGAGAATTCTGACTGTCGTCACAAGACTCCAGGAATCCCAGGTATAATGATTTATTTTAGCTGAATCTGTTGCTGACTAGCTGATGCATTCGGTTTGAACTGCTGAAGCTTTATAGTGGTATTTCTGAACCTACAATTTTTACAATTCTTTGGTGCTGGCATGACAGGCTTTGCAAGAAAAGATGCTTGAGTCGTCTACCGATATGGATGAAGGTTTCGTGATGAGTGAGTTCCAAGAGCTGTGGGATGACGACATGCCAACGCCTGGCAATACCTAGGTCCTGAGCACTGGTGTTTTCTCTTTCCCCCCCACGAGAACGTAGCACTGGTGTCTTGTACAGTACTTACCTGCCTATATTTGTTAGTTTTAGCAAATGATGATGATAACCCGTagtagttgctttgctaggttgGCCATCTTTGTATATAGTTTTTTACCCGGTAATTACTTTGTTTTTAGTCTTTGTTATTTACTTATTTAGCTTAGCTTTTTTGTACAGTACGTGTACGTATATGTTGTATATAGAAGGAAAATATATCTATTGTGGACTGTACTGAATGAATATTTACGGTGGAACTCCGCCCTGGTCGCGAAGCAGGAGCTCCTCGTCCTCACTCTCTTCTTCCGCCGCCAGTGCTGTACTGCTGTGTGTGTCAATTCATGACCATTCTGCCGGTGAGGCACCTGATGTTGAAACATCATCCAGATTTGAATAGGTCCTTCATGTAATGCGGTGTCTCAGTGTAGTGTTGATTCTCTTGCAACCCCTGCCTGTTCAACCAGATACTGACCACAACTCCAAAAGGATGGCATTCTCAACGACAGTTGCTGTCCGCTAGAGAAAAGCTAGCCCATGCGTCTCACTAGGAATTTCGAGTAGGAGATACATGCAGCTGCAGCGGACGACGAGGTCATCGCCGCAGGGAGGAGACTTGCCCGCCTTGAGGAACCCAAGCGAGCTCGCCGGTTTTGGTGGCATCGACGCCGCAGCCGTTGAGGTTGTCGTACGCCCTGGGGCCCCAGGTCTAGCGCACTGGCACGGCACGTATGTCCTCGACACCGATCGAGCGACGACCTCGCGGGCGTGTCGGCTACAGACCGACGAGGCATCGCGGCGGCCCtggcgccgtcgacgtcgcctTTCTGCAGGAGGCGCTGGCGGCGCGCGAGCGCCGTTCGCCGGCCGCGTTCCACGCGCCCACTGCCCACACCGGCTCGATTTCCTTTTCCTCCTGACACAGCGAGGCGTTTGACAGCGCCACCGGAGCGAACTGCtatcggaggaggcggcggcaaggGTTCCGGCGTCCTCGAGCAGAGCCGTCGCCACGGACCTCCGCCGCTGCGCCACGCTCGCGCGAACCGCACCACCTGGGCACTGGGCTTCAGGCCACCGCCCTCCGGCTCCTGACGACCTGACCGAGAAGACGAACGAGTCCAGTCGCTGCTCTGCCGAATCCAGGCCGTACGTACGCGATCGGACGGCTTCCATGGacccagggggtggacggtatttgaaataccgtccacccccagcCTAGGCATATGCGCCGGGGCGCCGCCTCTGCTTGGCTCCTCGGCTCGACAGAGCAAGGTCGCGTTCCAGGACCTGCTCGACGGATCGCAGTGCGCCACGCCACGCTATCTTCCATGAGATCGCGGCGGTGCTATGCTACTGCCCAGCCAGCCCGTTCGCCGGCCTGCCTCCACGAGACCACGACGTCGACCAAGACAGATGGCGCTCGAGGTCGTCGATGCATGGCGCGCGCGTGGCGTTCCGCCTTCCGCGGGCAGAGGCCGGCGGCTCGATCAAGTTCCGGCCGGCGCGACGGCGTCACCAGCTGATGGCTGAGAGTACGCGGTCGCGTGGCGCGCCGCGGACATGCGCTGCTGCTAGCCCGAGAGCCGAGGATCTCTGAAACCATGACAGACAGCACGGGTCGATCGGAACCAGCGCGGCCGCGTGCGACGCCGGCGCGCCCTCGAGCAGGGTGAtcgtcgccgtcgagctccgctGCCGCTGCGCCGTGCTCGCGCCGTCGCTCGTTCCATGGTCACCCAACCTTGGCCGGCCTCGGAccgcccctccctccccgcTCTGGCCCCCTCGGCTCAGATTCCAGAAAACAATCAAGTCCGGTCGCTCCTCTGTCGAATCCGGGCCGCAGCTGTCCGATCGGACGGTTCCCGACGACCCagagggtggacggtatttgaaataccgtccaccccggacaTGGGCACCCCGCTCCGCGCCtcgcccgagcgccgccgcgttcccAGTGCTGCTCGCCGGATCGGGGTGCGCCACGCGCAAGTTATCCGCGGCGAGATCGCGGTGCTCCGACCCCGCCACCTGGCTCGTTGACCAGCATCCACGGCGACGACAACCAAGGCAGCACGATCGAGACGGCGCCGGGGAAATCTCGGAGCTCTCCGCGATGCCATTCGCGGTCGAGGACATCGCCGTGCGCATCGGCTGCCGACGAGGGTTCGATCAGATTGCgtgccgccgtcgacgccgcggCAGTGAGAGAAGGCTCCGGACAGGCCGGGACTCGCGCCGGCGTGCTTgagccgccgcccggcgccggctACATGTGCCATTACGACGCCTTCCGCGAGCTCGAGCGCCTGCAGAACGTCGTCGGCCGCATGCACGACGCCGGGAAAGAACCCGGTCGTCGACACTCTGGGCTTGGAATTATGCTGAGAACATGGACGACGCCGGCGTACGGAGAGTAGAGTTCGTGACCCGAATTCCTGAATTGcgtcaaaaaaaatatatgtggAACTGAGGTTGCCAATTCCTCAAGAGTACGTGCACCTCAAGAAGTCAAGAGGGCATGTCCTACTATCTTCTTGTTAGGTCCGTAAAGTTTGCTTTGCAAGAGATTTTGCGGGTGATGTGGTGCTCTCAGATGCAGGAAAAATTGCAGGTGGTTTTTCTACAGGGAGTTCAGGCTGCAGTGGAGTCTGGAACTGGAATCAATGGGCAGGATCATACAATGGAAATTTGGAAACTGATGCTATCATGGTCACTGTCAAGCGCGCCTACCTCGCCTACTAATTATAGATGATATATGTTCACCACCTACGCTTAGTTTTGGGTTCTTGTTTCCACCAAATTTAATCCTGTCTGGCTTATTATATCTAAATAGTGTCATATGTGCATAAAAAAATGTTTTatgccaattttttttgaagaaatttaTGCCAAATAAGTTATTACTTCGTATATGATAGTACACTCATCTGGTATGGTAATGTTCCGCA from Panicum virgatum strain AP13 chromosome 9K, P.virgatum_v5, whole genome shotgun sequence encodes:
- the LOC120647032 gene encoding calmodulin-binding transcription activator 1-like isoform X1 is translated as MAEARRYAIAPQLDVDQILKEAQHRWLRPAEICEILKNYRNFRIAPEPPNRPPSGSLFLFDRKVLRYFRKDGHNWRKKRDGKTVKEAHERLKSGSIDVLHCYYAHGEENENFQRSYWMLEEDFMHIVLVHYLEVKGGKSTSCIRGHDDMLQAARTDSPLSQLPSQTTEGESSVSGQATEYEETESADIYSGGAGYHPFSWTQQRENGAGPVMGASILSSYIPALIVGNHQGFPATATSTDLYSHGQDALPVALNEPALGIALNGADNQLDDLDPSSLNGLPDQGVHQMPPPLITDPSKRFPFFEGPGIESFTFDEVYNGLGIKDADTVDTDEGSLWKLPGAISSFPTEDSFQQNGRSLVETINYPLLKTQSSDLSDILKDTFKKSDSFTRWMSKELGEVDDSQIRSSSGVYWNSEETDNIIEASSCDQLDQFTVDPVLAQDQLFSISDFSPSWTYAGSKTRVLITGRFLNSDEVQRWKWSCMFGEVEVPAEISADGTLRCYSPSHKPGRVPFYVTCSNRLACSEIREFEFRPSNSKHMDVRSPHDDAKKTYLQMRLDDLLSLGQDEYQAIVSNPTKEMIDLSKKISSLMTDNDSWSELLKLACDNELATDDKQDQFFENRLKEKLHIWLVHKPGDGGKGPSVLDEEGQGVLHLAATLGYDWAIRPTISAGVSINFRDAHGWTALHWAAFCGRERTVVALIALGAAPGALTDPTPDFPTGSTPADLASANGYKGISGFLAESALISHLQTLDLKETMGSNASEISGLPGIGDVIERRASPLAGEGLLAGSMGDSLGAVRNAAQAAARIYQVFRMQSFQRKQAVQYEDENGAISDDRALSLLSVKPSKPGQLDPLHAAATRIQNKFRGWKGRKEFLLIRQRIVKIQAHVRGHQVRKHYRKIIWSVGIVEKVILRWRRKGAGLRGFRPTEGAVEGTSSSHNDLIQNKPAQEDYDFLQQGRKQTEERLQKALARVKSMVQYPDARDQYQRILTVVTRLQESQALQEKMLESSTDMDEGFVMSEFQELWDDDMPTPGNT
- the LOC120647032 gene encoding calmodulin-binding transcription activator 1-like isoform X2; the protein is MAEARRYAIAPQLDVDQILKEAQHRWLRPAEICEILKNYRNFRIAPEPPNRPPSGSLFLFDRKVLRYFRKDGHNWRKKRDGKTVKEAHERLKSGSIDVLHCYYAHGEENENFQRSYWMLEEDFMHIVLVHYLEVKGGKSTSCIRGHDDMLQAARTDSPLSQLPSQTTEGESSVSGQATEYEETESDIYSGGAGYHPFSWTQQRENGAGPVMGASILSSYIPALIVGNHQGFPATATSTDLYSHGQDALPVALNEPALGIALNGADNQLDDLDPSSLNGLPDQGVHQMPPPLITDPSKRFPFFEGPGIESFTFDEVYNGLGIKDADTVDTDEGSLWKLPGAISSFPTEDSFQQNGRSLVETINYPLLKTQSSDLSDILKDTFKKSDSFTRWMSKELGEVDDSQIRSSSGVYWNSEETDNIIEASSCDQLDQFTVDPVLAQDQLFSISDFSPSWTYAGSKTRVLITGRFLNSDEVQRWKWSCMFGEVEVPAEISADGTLRCYSPSHKPGRVPFYVTCSNRLACSEIREFEFRPSNSKHMDVRSPHDDAKKTYLQMRLDDLLSLGQDEYQAIVSNPTKEMIDLSKKISSLMTDNDSWSELLKLACDNELATDDKQDQFFENRLKEKLHIWLVHKPGDGGKGPSVLDEEGQGVLHLAATLGYDWAIRPTISAGVSINFRDAHGWTALHWAAFCGRERTVVALIALGAAPGALTDPTPDFPTGSTPADLASANGYKGISGFLAESALISHLQTLDLKETMGSNASEISGLPGIGDVIERRASPLAGEGLLAGSMGDSLGAVRNAAQAAARIYQVFRMQSFQRKQAVQYEDENGAISDDRALSLLSVKPSKPGQLDPLHAAATRIQNKFRGWKGRKEFLLIRQRIVKIQAHVRGHQVRKHYRKIIWSVGIVEKVILRWRRKGAGLRGFRPTEGAVEGTSSSHNDLIQNKPAQEDYDFLQQGRKQTEERLQKALARVKSMVQYPDARDQYQRILTVVTRLQESQALQEKMLESSTDMDEGFVMSEFQELWDDDMPTPGNT